One genomic region from Quercus robur chromosome 4, dhQueRobu3.1, whole genome shotgun sequence encodes:
- the LOC126721113 gene encoding OVARIAN TUMOR DOMAIN-containing deubiquitinating enzyme 11, producing the protein MDDSHINASASSSSSLSSSFQDTEDDQTIASILAEEESSKFDRRLGKRLSHLDSIPHTPRVNGEIPDVNDATLDHERLSERLVTYGLAELQMEGDGNCQFRAVADQLFRNPDYHKHVRKQVIKQLKHFRKFYEGYVPEKYRSYIKKMKKSGEWGDHITLQAAADRFDAKICLVTSFRDTCYIEILPKDKNPTRELWLSFWSEVHYNSLYGSGDVPTRAARKKYWLF; encoded by the exons ATGGATGACAGTCATATCAATGCAAGTGCAAGCTCGAGTTCAAGTTTGAGTAGCAGTTTCCAGGATACCGAGGATGACCAAACCATTGCAAGCATCTTAGCCGAAGAGGAAAGTTCAAAATTTGATCGCAGGCTTGGGAAGAGACTCTCCCATTTGGATTCCATTCCG CATACTCCCCGGGTTAATGGGGAAATTCCTGATGTAAATGATGCAACCTTAGACCATGAGCGGCTGTCTGAAAG GTTGGTAACATATGGATTAGCTGAACTGCAAATGGAGGGTGATGGGAATTGTCAG TTTCGAGCTGTAGCAGATCAGTTGTTTCGCAATCCGGATTATCACAAGCATGTAAGGAAGCAGGTCATCAAGCAG cTAAAGCATTTCAGAAAATTCTATGAAGGTTATGTCCCAGAGAAGTACAGAAGCTAcataaagaagatgaaaaa ATCAGGTGAGTGGGGAGATCATATTACTCTACAGGCAGCTGCAGACCGA TTTGATGCCAAAATCTGTTTAGTAACCTCTTTTCGAGACACTTGTTATATTGAGATCCTTCCGAAAGACAAGAATCCCACCAGAG AGCTCTGGCTGAGCTTTTGGAGTGAAGTGCATTATAATTCGTTATACGGAAGTGGAG ATGTTCCCACCAGGGCAGCTAGAAAAAAGTATTGGCTTTTCTAG